In Argiope bruennichi chromosome X1, qqArgBrue1.1, whole genome shotgun sequence, a single window of DNA contains:
- the LOC129958939 gene encoding cyclic nucleotide-gated cation channel alpha-3-like encodes MGDLEVLENGLPSVRARTTFASEGGIEQMVEEMNPSRDSFLRRLMRNIRDFKLIRRRRRRDLERIDSFLEKFSNGPKPADPTNENNSTHCWGRTFVVDPSENFHYRWLSVISLALVYNVVMIVGRSVFWELQKLSPTTWYCLDYLCDGIYFFDMVIHARTGYLEQGLLVRDSKQLLKNYIRSYQVKLDLLSLVPTDLTYLIMDTNCDLHVPCIVIFRLNRLLRFHRLLEFFDRTETRTNFPYAFRIAKLVFYILVIIHWNACLYFAVSYSIGFGTDSWVYNMTTPRFSSLRHQYIYCFYWSTLTLTTIGEMPPPVRDEEYVFVVVDFLIGVLIFATIVGNVGSMITNMNVTRSEFQRRMDGVKQYLEFRKVSKELENRVIKWFDYLWINRQSLDEDDVTSVLPDKLKAEIAIHVHMETLKRVKVFQDCEPGLLVQLVLKLKLQVFSPGDYICRKGDVGKEMYIVKRGQLHVVGDDGKKVLATLSEGCVFGELSILNISGVKTGNRRTANVRSVGFSDLFCLSKEDLWNVLAEYPEAQKMLIERGKQILIKDGLLDEKDANAKDLEDSNLQARLNKLQTAFDNLQTRFARFFSEYTRTQKQLKQRLYRLETKSNRPLNDQQLAQNFTTVSLRTYKHKTISEFSEKEKS; translated from the exons ATGGGAGATCTAGAAGTCTTAGAAAATGGACTTCCAAGCGTCCGTGCAAGAACTACATTTGCCTCCGAGGGTGGCATAGAACAAATGGTAGAAGAAATGAACCCATCGAGGGATTCCTTTTTGCGCAGGCTTATGAGGAATATTCGG GATTTTAAACTCATCAGAAGACGCCGTAGAAGAGATTTAGAACGCAttgattcatttttagaaaagttcTCGAATGGCCCGAAACCAGCAGACCCCacgaatgaaaataattctacTCATTGCTGGGGAAG GACTTTCGTTGTTGATCCCTCCGAAAATTTTCACTATCGATGGTTATCTGTGATTTCATTGGCCTTGGTGTACAACGTAGTCATGATAGTTGGGCGTAGTGTCTTTTGGGAACTACAGAAACTGTCTCCAACCACATGGTATTGCTTAGACTACTTGTGCGACGGAATTTACTTCTTCGATATGGTTATTCATGCCCGTACAG gATATTTGGAACAAGGTCTTCTAGTACGGGATTCCAAACAACTTCTTAAAAACTATATTCGTTCTTATCAAGTCAAGTTGGATCTTTTAAGTCTCGTACCTACTGATTTAACGTACCTGATCATGGATACCAATTGTGACTTACATGTGCCATGCATCGTCATTTTTCGACTAAACCGGTTGTTACGCTTTCACAGACTGCTGGAATTCTTCGATCGTACAGAAACACGTACCAATTTCCCTTACGCATTTAGAATAGCAAAGTTAGTGTTTTACATATTAGTCATAATTCATTGGAATGCATGCTTATATTTTGCAGTCAGTTACTCAATAGGGTTCGGAACCGATTCTTGGGTTTATAATATGACTACTCCACGCTTTTCGTCCTTGAGACATCAATACATATACTGTTTTTATTGGTCCACATTGACGCTAACAACTATTGGAGAGATGCCTCCACCAGTCAGAGATGAGGAATATGTCTTTGTTGTAGTGGATTTCTTAATTGGTGTCCTCATTTTTGCAACGATTGTCGGAAATGTCGGAAGTATGATAACTAATATGAATGTCACTCGATCAGAATTTCAGAGAAGAATGGATGGAGTGAAACAATATCTAGAGTTCCGTAAGGTGAGTAAAGAGTTAGAAAATAGAGTTATCAAATGGTTTGACTACCTGTGGATCAATCGACAATCTCTTGATGAAGATGATGTTACATCAGTGCTACCTGATAAATTAAAAGCAGAGATAGCAATACACGTTCATATGGAAACCTTGAAGAGGGTTAAGGTTTTTCAAGATTGTGAGCCAGGGCTTTTGGTGCAATTGGTATTAAAACTTAAACTGCAGGTGTTCAGTCCTGGTGACTACATCTGCCGAAAAGGGGATGTCGGTAAGGAAATGTATATCGTAAAAAGAGGACAACTTCATGTTGTTGGTGATGATGGTAAAAAGGTCCTCGCAACTCTGAGTGAAGGATGTGTATTTGGGGAACTtagcattttaaacatttcaggCGTAAAGACTGGTAACAGAAGAACTGCCAATGTTCGAAGCGTTGGGTTTTCAGATCTATTCTGCTTATCTAAAGAAGATCTATGGAATGTTTTGGCAGAATACCCAGAAGCacaaaaaatgttgatagaaagAGGGAAGCAGATTCTTATCAAGGATGGCCTTCTTGATGAGAAGGATGCGAACGCGAAAGATCTGGAGGATTCTAATCTTCAGGCCCGTTTAAATAAACTACAAACAGCTTTTGATAACTTGCAAACTAGGTTTGCAAGATTTTTTAGTGAATATACTAGAACTCAGAAGCAACTTAAACAGCGGTTATATCGTCTAGAAACGAAATCGAACAGGCCACTTAACGATCAACAATTAGCACAAAATTTTACAACAGTATCGCTGCGCACATACAAACACAAAACTATTTCAGAATTCTCTGAGAAAGAGAAAAGCTAG